The Sporosarcina sp. Marseille-Q4943 genome includes the window TGGATAACGACCTAAAGAAAGTGTTGATTGGTAGAAGAACAGAGCTTGGTTATTCACACCAACAAATCGCTGATGAGGTTAGTATTTCAAGACAATTCTACGGCATGATTGAGAACGGAGAACGAAGACCGTCTGTGGAGGTTGCAAAAAAAATAGGTCGGGTAATGGATCTTGACTGGCAAATTTTTTTTGAAAGCATAGGCAACTATAAGTTGCAAAAGGGAGTTGGGTAGGAGGTGAACAATTGAGATCCTCACACCCGTCGACAAGCATCCGAACGAGCGGAGCAGGCCAAGAACTGTCAGTTGCGACAAGGAGCCGCGCCAATAGGTAACGCCAAGACGTCGGGAACTTGTCGATGGGTGTGGGTGAAAGCAAAGGAAGAATGGTATCCAGACAGGCTTGACAATGGGCAATTCGGAAATTAAATAGTCGGAATTGTTTTGAAAAATAGGAACAATAGGGGAGAGAGCGATGATAAACACATCATTTGATGTAGAAGCACTGCGTCAAATAATCAGGGAAGAAGTCAGGGGAGTGATGAGCGAAAAGTTACAGACGAATACTTTGCCACCTCTCTTAACACGTACAGAGCTGATGGAGCTGCTGCACATCGGTCCAACGAAAGCGGCAGAGCTGATGGCTAGACCGGACTTTCCAGTCATGAGGGAAGCGGGAGTGTTGATTCCGACCGACAAGCTATTTCAATGGATTGATCGGCATACGAGGTGGGTGGAGGATAACACCGGCTTCTACAAGGTGGGGTAGAGGGCCGGGGAAGAACCCCGGCAAGGTGAAAGGTTTTTGAAAGTGGTTGTTGTCGCGGAGGTTTTGGAGGTCTACATCTAAAGAATACAACACCCTTAACAGATAGAGTATTCCAGTTTGGAATAAGGGGGTGAGGGGAATGTTATACGGTTCAATTTTAAGAGCATGTCGCGAAAGGAAGGGTTGGAACCAGGAAGAAATGGCACACCAATTGCACATTAACCAGTCGGATATTTCAAAGTACGAAAACAACGTCAAAGAACCACCAATGTCGCTGTTTCAGAAGTGGGCGATGGTCACTGGGTCGCAGGATGTGCTAGTAGCCTTTATCGCTGGAATGGAAGGTGTATCTATCTTATCTACAATACTAGCAACCATGGGCAGTGGAGTTATCGGCTTTATTAGATTAGGAGGGTTTATGTGAGGGCAGAGGATTACAAGTCAGAGGACATCGAGGATGTTATTGAACTAAAGGGAATGGCACTACATCAGTTGGAAAACATTGAGCGCTGTTTATGGATGGATTCAATCGATGAAGCGACATTAAGGGCATTGAACTTACTCGAGCAAGTGTGGGCCATCCGAAAGAAAAAGTATGCAAAGCAGAAGGAAAAGGATTTTGGCTTCTTGATGAACAAACTGCGCGCAGCTGGTGTTCATGCAGAAATCATTAAATTTGAACATAAAAAAACCGACTGACGCGGCTACGTCAATCGGAGATCTCGAATTCTGTATTTCCATTATACCGGGAGCAAATGGCTCCCGTCAAGAAGTCCGGGAGCGGGGAGGCTATTACATTCCATTCCTCCAATCAATCTACCCCACGGCAAGTTCCCGGGTTTCTTGATGGGTTTCCATCAGAAAGGATGATGTCAGTGTTAACTCTGGCAGAAAAGTTTCAGCTCATTGTGATCGCGGCACCTTATGTCGTCATGTATTTCATGGTCCTTGAGCGAATGAAGGAAAGGAGGAGGCCTGAATGAAAGCAAGACGGGTAGAAAAATTGATTATCCAAGCAAGGGAGCTTCATCAAAATATTAAGACTGAACAAAAGGCAATTGACAACCCTGCGCTTGTAATGGGAATCCTCAGTGAACTGGAATTCTTCATTGAAAATATTGGAGGTGAAGAAGAATGACGAAGTATTTATATCAGTGGGAAATCCGTTCGATGCATGAGGACCCTCCATACTTTGTACACACAGAAGAGGATGATGTACTGGCGGCTGTCACAAAGTTTGTTGAGCAGTACGGAAACACGATTAGCGTTTACTCGGTGCGTAAGTCGGCTGAAATGATTCAGTACGAGGAGGCGATCTAAGTGGGTGAATACGCGGAAATGATGTTGGAGGGCGTTTTCTGTGAAGGGTGTGGCGAGTACATGGGTGACGACTTCGGTTACCCACAACGATGTGCAGGCTGCCACCACGAAATTACTGTTGCTGAGGTCGAAAAAGAAAGGAGCAAACAAGATGGTACATTCAAAAATAATCGTAGCTGAAGAGTTAATTGCACTAGCCAAAGAAGTCCTGGATGTATCAGTCAGTGTCAGGCGAGATCGAGATGATGACGAACTCGAAGCCGGATATAAAGAAGGATTGAAGGACGCTTATGCCAAGGTAGATGAAATGATTTATTCACGATTAGAAAAGATCCTCAGAGAATCTAAACAAAAATAAACCCGCTGTTGGTAGCAGCGGATTCGGAGTTCTGAAATACATTCTTACGGTTATTTTATCGCAGAACCCCTTTAAAAACAAGGAGGGAACACAGTGAAGGAAATTAAATTGGTCAATTTAAAGCTCCGTAACTTCAAAGGAATCAAAAATTTCGATTTAAAAGCAGATGGAAATGACTTGGATGTCTATGGAGATAACGGTACCGGAAAAACAACCCTAATGGATGCATTTTTATGGGTTCTGTTCTCGAAAGATAGTAACAACCGGGCAGACTTCGCAATCAAGACACTGGAAGCAGGTAAGGAAATCAATAACCTTGAGCATGAAGTCGAAGCAACTTTCTCCATTGGCGGACACAGCACAGAACTCCGAAAGGTCTACAAAGAAAAATGGACCAAGAAACGCGGCGCTCCACTCGCTGAATTCACTGGTCATGAGACAAAACATTACATCGATGGGGTGCCGGTGCAAAAGAAAGAATACGAGGAGAAAGTTGGCTCCATCGTTAAGGAGGAAGTATTCAAGCTCCTCACCAATCCATTGTTTTTTAATGAAAGTCTGAAATGGCAGGACCGTCGGAAAACACTCTTGGAAGTGTGCGGTGATGTGGAATTCGAAGATGTCCTGGCGTTCAACAGTGATTTGAGAGACTTGCCAGCCATCCTGAAAGGACGAGCCATCGAGGATCATCGGAAAGTAATCGCATCCCGTCGAGCGGAAATCAATAAGGAGCTGGATCGTATTCCGGTTCGGATTTCGGAAGTCGAGAACTCCATGCCCGAAACGGCAGTCGATGCAAAGCTGCTTGTCAACGGAGTTGCAGAGATTGAGGAGAAGATGGATGAAAACGCAACGCTGATCAATAACATCCGAAACGGTGCAGTTATCGTCGATCGCCAGCAGAAGTTGAAACAAACTGAAATGGATCTCGAAAGCATCAAGCGCAACCTGGAATCCGAATCGGTAGAAGAAGGTTTCCGTGTACAAACAAAAATCCAAGAAGAGCAATCGAATCTTGCGATTATCCAACGAAGGAAAGATGATGCGGAATTCCAACTTAAAATCAAAGAAAAAGACATTGTTGGGTTTGATGAAAAGCTTGTAAAGCTTCGAGAGCAATGGGCGAATGAAGATCAAAAACATTTCGAACACAACCAAGAATGTGAGTGCCCAACATGCGGACAGGCATTACCAGCGGAAGAACTGGAAGCGGCGAAAGAAAAAGCATTGTCGGCCTTTAATCTAGCGAAAGCCACTAAGCTCGAAAACATTTCCAACACAGGGAAATCAATCGCGGAAGACAAGGCAAAAACTCTAGAGAATATCGAAGAATTGAAAGTGAAAGTATCCTCTTTTCAGTCGGATATAGAAGCGAAAGAAAATGTTATCGCTGGATTAACAGACAAATTAAATGCCCTGCGAGAAGCAGTGAAAGATGCGAGGCAAGATTCGAAATACCTAGCCAAGTTGCAGGAGCAGGAATTGATTAAGACCGAAATTAAAAAGCTCCAGGAGAATGCACAGGAAGCCGTTGCTGACATCGAACAACAAAACGCAGAGTTACGGTCCAAACGTTCTGAACTCAACGCACAAATTGCCCAGCAAGTCCATGCAGAGACATCCCAAAAGCGGATAGTTGAGCTGGAAGAACAACAGAAGGAGCTTGCGACCGAATTTGAACAGCTGGAAAGAGAGCTCTTCCTTACAGAAGAATTCATTCGTAGCAAAGTCGAGCTGCTCGAAGAACGGATCAACAGCAAATTCAAGTTTGCACGCTTCAAGCTATTCGATACGCAAATCAACGGTGGCCTACAGGAAGTCTGCGAAACGACATTTGAAGGGGTGCCTTATAGTTCCGGTCTTAATAATGCGGCACGAATCAACGTCGGAATCGACATCATCAACACGCTTACTGAGCACTTTGGCATTAGAGCACCAATCTTTGTGGACAACGCCGAGGCTGTCACGCGGTTAATCGATACCGATTCACAGCTGATCAGTTTGGTTGTATCCGAGCCGGACAAGCAGCTGCGCATTGAATCTCAAACTGACAAAGAAAGCGATGTGGCTTAAATGACGAAATTTGACGTAAGCGAAGCGGTAAAAGCGCAGAAAGAATACCAAGAGAGAACGGGAAGCCCAAGCTTCCCACCAACTTTTGGGACCTGTTGGAGTTGCAATACGAATATCTATGAATTGTATTTCTGGAACTATGAGCACGGACGGAAGGTTCCTGCAAATGAAAAAGATTTTAAAGTGAAAACAGGTATCTCAGTTGAGGAAGCCGGAGAACGATTAGTAACAGGATGCCCGCATTGTAATAGAAGTTATTGCGACTAAATATAGGAGGGGAAAAATAAATGACAACTCAAAACCAAAATCAGTTAGCCATCATCCAAAAAGATATTACGGATGCAGTCAGTAAAAACATCGATAGATTACAGAGTGAGGGGCTGACGTTACCCCCTAATTACAACCATAGTAACGCCTTGAAGAGTGCGTTCTTCGCTCTATCAAATAGCCCTTCGGGTAACCTGTTGCAGGTTTGCTCTAAAGAGTCTGTAGCCAACGCATTGCTCGATATGGTGACACAAGGATTAAGTCCAGCAAAGACACAGTGCTACTTCGTGAATTACGGTGGACAATGCCAACTGCTTCGCTCTTACTTTGGTACTCAGGCAGTGTTAAAGCGCCTTACCAATGTCAAAGACATATGGGCGAATGTGATTTACAAAGATGATGAATTTCAATACGAAAATGATCGCGGACGCGAGAAATTAGTCAGTCATAAAACGTCATTCGAAAACCGAGATAAGGACATCATCGGTGCTTATGCAGTCGTTCAGACGACAGATGATGAAGAAATATTGACTGTCATGACACGAAAAGAGATTGAAGTTTCATGGGGACAGTCCAAAACGAAACAAGCGGTACACAACAAGTTTCCGCAGGAAATGGCAAAAAGAACGGTAATCAACCGTGCGGCAAAGGCTTTTATCAACACAAGTGACGACAGTGATTTGCTAGTACAAGCCATTAATAATTCCACTGAAAACGAATATGAAGATCGACCACGCAAAGAAGTGAATCCGGAACATGAAATCCGTGAGAAAGCCAA containing:
- a CDS encoding helix-turn-helix transcriptional regulator, producing MDNDLKKVLIGRRTELGYSHQQIADEVSISRQFYGMIENGERRPSVEVAKKIGRVMDLDWQIFFESIGNYKLQKGVG
- a CDS encoding DNA-binding protein, which gives rise to MINTSFDVEALRQIIREEVRGVMSEKLQTNTLPPLLTRTELMELLHIGPTKAAELMARPDFPVMREAGVLIPTDKLFQWIDRHTRWVEDNTGFYKVG
- a CDS encoding helix-turn-helix transcriptional regulator, whose amino-acid sequence is MLYGSILRACRERKGWNQEEMAHQLHINQSDISKYENNVKEPPMSLFQKWAMVTGSQDVLVAFIAGMEGVSILSTILATMGSGVIGFIRLGGFM
- a CDS encoding ATP-binding protein — encoded protein: MKEIKLVNLKLRNFKGIKNFDLKADGNDLDVYGDNGTGKTTLMDAFLWVLFSKDSNNRADFAIKTLEAGKEINNLEHEVEATFSIGGHSTELRKVYKEKWTKKRGAPLAEFTGHETKHYIDGVPVQKKEYEEKVGSIVKEEVFKLLTNPLFFNESLKWQDRRKTLLEVCGDVEFEDVLAFNSDLRDLPAILKGRAIEDHRKVIASRRAEINKELDRIPVRISEVENSMPETAVDAKLLVNGVAEIEEKMDENATLINNIRNGAVIVDRQQKLKQTEMDLESIKRNLESESVEEGFRVQTKIQEEQSNLAIIQRRKDDAEFQLKIKEKDIVGFDEKLVKLREQWANEDQKHFEHNQECECPTCGQALPAEELEAAKEKALSAFNLAKATKLENISNTGKSIAEDKAKTLENIEELKVKVSSFQSDIEAKENVIAGLTDKLNALREAVKDARQDSKYLAKLQEQELIKTEIKKLQENAQEAVADIEQQNAELRSKRSELNAQIAQQVHAETSQKRIVELEEQQKELATEFEQLERELFLTEEFIRSKVELLEERINSKFKFARFKLFDTQINGGLQEVCETTFEGVPYSSGLNNAARINVGIDIINTLTEHFGIRAPIFVDNAEAVTRLIDTDSQLISLVVSEPDKQLRIESQTDKESDVA
- a CDS encoding recombinase RecT produces the protein MTTQNQNQLAIIQKDITDAVSKNIDRLQSEGLTLPPNYNHSNALKSAFFALSNSPSGNLLQVCSKESVANALLDMVTQGLSPAKTQCYFVNYGGQCQLLRSYFGTQAVLKRLTNVKDIWANVIYKDDEFQYENDRGREKLVSHKTSFENRDKDIIGAYAVVQTTDDEEILTVMTRKEIEVSWGQSKTKQAVHNKFPQEMAKRTVINRAAKAFINTSDDSDLLVQAINNSTENEYEDRPRKEVNPEHEIREKANTEELDIQPDKPVLEAPVEQPRKENIQPEPVVINANEGPGF